The region AAAATTCATTTTTGGCGTGAATCGCTTACTCAGAGGAAGAATGAGTCTGAGTTTCAATTAGTATATAGCCTTGAACTTTACTTATTTTGAAACAACCCAAAGAGATGTCTCAAAATGGCAAATTTCTGCGATGAGCAGCGAACAGAAATCTTTGATTTCTAGTAAGTCGCTTACTCCTAGGAACGTAGTGAGTAGTGAGCTACATCTAGTACGCTCATATCTGTAAGCAGAGAACCCAAAATTCATTTTTGGAGTGAATCGCTTACTCAGAGGAAGAATGAGTCTGAGTAAGTGACTCTAACAGTAAGTTTTGTTTATTGACTATATATATTTACTACCTTCCCTAATACTTAGTGGCGATAATTCATTATTCTCGATAAAACTTTTTACCCACTGCTTATTTGTTTTAGAATATTCTCTCAATATCCAGCCTATTGCTTTGTTAATAAAAAATTCATTTGTATTGTAATTAGTAGTTATGATTTTGCTGAGAAACTCTGTGTCAGTTTTTTCTTTGTATTTTAATTGAAATAATATAGCAGTTCTTATAAGCCATATATTTTCTTGATTGCTCCAATTTATAATATGTGTTTCCTTCAACTCTGGGTATTTGCTTACAATAGAACCTGTTAGTTTAGATGCTAGCAAATCCACTGTATCCCACCATGATTTGTTTATGATAAGATTTTCAATTTTATTAATATCAGTTTTTTTAAGTTCCTTGATTAAAGCTATTAATAAATCTAAAGCTAGATATTGGAATTCTCTTTCAGGTAAATTCCATAGTTCATATATGAAATTCCAATCTATTTTTTTAGTTTGTTTACACTGTTTTATAAAATTCTTTTGTAAAGCTGCTCTCTCAGGCTTTTTGATTCCTAAGAAAGGAAAATTATTTTTCAAATAAGCTGACATTTTTATAGCGTTTTCTTTATTCCTATTATCATAAAAAGCATTTATTATATCTTCATACATATATATATCAC is a window of Abyssisolibacter fermentans DNA encoding:
- a CDS encoding DNA alkylation repair protein, whose amino-acid sequence is MYEDIINAFYDNRNKENAIKMSAYLKNNFPFLGIKKPERAALQKNFIKQCKQTKKIDWNFIYELWNLPEREFQYLALDLLIALIKELKKTDINKIENLIINKSWWDTVDLLASKLTGSIVSKYPELKETHIINWSNQENIWLIRTAILFQLKYKEKTDTEFLSKIITTNYNTNEFFINKAIGWILREYSKTNKQWVKSFIENNELSPLSIREGSKYI